A part of Halictus rubicundus isolate RS-2024b chromosome 4, iyHalRubi1_principal, whole genome shotgun sequence genomic DNA contains:
- the LOC143353350 gene encoding uncharacterized protein LOC143353350 yields the protein MDVSFTNVLEGARQFFQGLPVPSTGGAAASADHNLATSTSTTSSTSASHDHGTASPSPAAPPAPPAPPPLSLPSQSAPGSSSSNSSSSNSNSSSNTGNDPETNRYPNSDVRPSSAETGGASSSNSFWSPSVEPYPPQPTRVEVPDTRPGDDGSSMEASSSSSNTITLTEMQPSSNRSSASNFPPNKSSSSSSSSSSSSSLSKEHPQSTTTTSTDTSSPHLHQMQPPQQPTSPGPVYQQLNTVSRTSFSTAEILASSHQTSYQTANERQPQPNASVVAQRTQYYPRYHHPDITKSAPVPFSQNSIYQSASVPAVTSLGNVQPATRPTPMEQPHVSSVTGQGHGMEQRVPSSYGNPAAPTSVASIYGSASTQNYRPLQHQPQNRSSSSSNPVDRPLHADRSHSSRVSSSPSCSSANPCSPRHGGSLSHIPSPSSSAPSSSSSQNLPTHIPSSHLPSAAGNAAAHRTQQQQPQQSSTQMQHQQQLQQHQQQQQQLSSRINASPHSIGASAYRMVVHGTPASSSSISSSSASSSSNQMPPPPALSGYHPVASPHDAPHHAAPSPHRQSPHVSTLHNPHASPHHAPSPHSSFQPHSPTYPPPPPPPATSTPHSYSLPITSQHYQPNTGYAGNLYALPPQSSYHSFQKNPQPPPPPPPQQQQQPPQPTPHSQASYYPQSSRSQGQTYVQPMPIPGPAQSICSGTGNTNGPGYHQSKPVTYNGVDPKRTSMEVPYATYRSPLTSIQRTNTHNLPPIAALSSYHSNRREQTASKAQPMQRPRGYQAGAPIKVAVVTNLTSSMAAPQRVAEYPTTVPSMNHAIPVNGRTTTIPNSSYSRYASQHGYPTYATTTAPSHQGSNSSSTTVTSIGVAARSSVPPVSTMHAYQTADASRTGSSYHHQPARATDDYGYKEYSYQNTSTSTAQSSVASNIITPSPQTNGVRKRESPLDLSVKTVKTSADSTAQDDIETATEKHVSSSTVISSRSNGSRSMLPPPVQTTPQPTSYPTFDNRLSSNSGRGIQATSGQIRASTPQTVCAPKVDFLPDFNSAPLRHHHGQPHENTFQRRSSAQQLYAPPPQSLSSQHPNNTAPLPHMSSFKKSSLPTAQVYDAVTAAAPPPPPPPVPSSSYLAANESRSSRYPPPMVDPARMGHAGLPIHDYPAEAKYYMDSRNKFGQLPPPQRDRTPTKRSGDAIYGAAVPHKQPRLDDWFHKRLSTAKAIHEQQKRQEMNLPVPLPNGTLIAPNTYEQRSDNGYSSSESSRYQQAYCDKRSYAEPKVTHSSLPYSHPSVAKPVNVHSLSQQLNASQSAYSSYRQAQKMGPPPGGTSTGQPAEPPSNTGADKRVLSLLRNSLENKQQREEQMNSQQPILANHSQQSFQNKVVAPVEPKTNIGRHNLSPFTAASLLERNSNTPPHYKFHVPRAVDSITQEAPRSLYASRVNSSATLPGKEALLGPRGAENQIHRDKDDGLAAILAAKIRTKAELKQVGTGQFASKPTAVPAAQEPSSTPKETLDSSASTSGPQSSAGSPPKLTREKVACLPPRRRLFSRTEEENMSVAATVPVQAPAPAIASTVPARASGFRSSSETSVFDFRESDSEGEMPVLERQTLEEMRRDRKQLSKVQPPVPLNDAMCMGMTSSSDLVKIELRENEKITEVDSLWSSACDKFMEQLRTGDAMKKRGRKKKTSCTMTSKLDETETDNDKEADSNTSTQIKAEDIKQELQDIESSSDVKEEFPETSKEDETSESKDIKVEVKEEPDVSKDSDKNLSDDSDEVPLIRRTTKKMKKEDSDCEEEIICRKRRVGRGSRIKLQSSSGSDSSSEESDASTEFGHGSSVADRLRARKRSSNNGAESEGMKLRSRDTTPHKAKGEKESKSSSSKSSSGSKKSKPKPLFGDGSDFRPGWEEEVYVYKKSLRMPPRLITVSKPPRFHRLSTSLPDLDPDSPALSVSMDSSDLCLSRKKIVDSDMESNYSFSTTGLGAGSKIDDEEATSSTTISCPAKTTKCSKSESSSIVDVLAQKVGTSKKEQKKKQKEKAEKGSNKLLPKGSNEPELLPTPSLTPLLETTKLSKGKSPKKDSKSLKSSPIKVTDSFLLGYFRKETVNNFRDTFKNNHAMPNEFSTLVLKSRTRTETRVLKKQATIREVFGEERPASAPPMQNHDDTSQDDDSQTETPDNTLSKARTLKQKVVSRLKSAGILRSHKAILNSKRDLLIAKKRKDLLKSLAEKNLQSLKTEAEEEAAQEETNDAKEAENNELDDEINESEVSNKKKHKLRTSRRKFRSGFDYVRKKKKPLKKDETLPKERKRPVLTRPSPECVADIQSEIRTWVIKKGVGETLLHRAARLGYTDVTAYCLEKLNNAPSPKDNAGYTPLHEACSKGHLEIAKLLLAYGANASESANGGIRPLHEAAENGATELVRLLLSYGADPLLATYSGQTPLMLAADTDAYSILEQHLDDIQGRTSTPWSFGGPSSIFDPEETGYNPLDDPPMDGPEPEVDEIEMEVSDVNLPVLFSLVNDPDKWVLLQDLMTALKIKSRDALLRQVNPKAHAGPPAVAHRDVMRELKLQDFLEQSRCCHLLSGGERINVRASKVALIKYNDKVRSLLNVEKVVISLR from the exons ATGGATGTGAGCTTCACGAACGTATTAGAGGGGGCTCGCCAGTTCTTCCAGGGACTGCCCGTACCGAGTACAGGTGGTGCGGCCGCGTCAGCGGATCACAATCTCGCGACATCAACGAGTACCACCTCGTCCACGTCGGCGTCGCACGATCATGGCACCGCTTCTCCGTCGCCAGCAGCACCGCCAGCCCCGCCAGCACCACCGCCACTATCGTTACCGTCGCAATCGGCTCCGGGCAGCAgtagcagcaacagcagcagcagcaataGCAACAGTAGCAGCAACACCGGCAACGACCCGGAAACAAATCGATACCCGAACAGCGACGTCCGGCCGTCCTCCGCGGAGACCGGCGGCGCGTCCAGTTCCAACAGTTTCTGGAGCCCGTCGGTGGAGCCGTATCCCCCGCAACCGACGAGGGTCGAAGTCCCAGACACGAGGCCGGGCGACGATGGATCCTCTATGGAGGCCAGCTCGTCGTCCTCGAACACGATCACGTTAACCGAGATGCAGCCGTCGAGCAACCGATCCTCCGCGTCGAACTTCCCCCCGAATaagtcgtcctcgtcgtcgtcgtcgtcgtcgtcgtcgtcgtcgttgtcgaaGGAACATCCGcaatcgacgacgacgacgagtacCGACACGAGTTCGCCGCACCTCCACCAGATGCAACCGCCCCAGCAGCCGACGTCCCCCGGTCCAGTGTACCAGCAGCTGAACACCGTCTCTAGAACGTCCTTCTCCACTGCGGAAATACTCGCCTCGTCGCACCAGACGAGCTACCAGACTGCCAACGAGCGACAACCGCAACCAAACGCATCCGTCGTGGCGCAGAGAACTCAGTACTATCCCCGCTACCATCACCCGGACATCACGAAGAGCGCGCCGGTCCCGTTCAGCCAGAACTCGATCTATCAGTCGGCCAGCGTGCCTGCGGTGACGTCCTTGGGGAACGTCCAGCCGGCTACGAGGCCAACGCCGATGGAGCAACCCCACGTGTCCAGCGTGACCGGCCAAGGACACGGTATGGAGCAAAGGGTGCCGAGCTCGTACGGCAACCCCGCGGCGCCGACGAGCGTGGCCTCGATCTACGGATCGGCCTCGACCCAGAACTATCGTCCGTTGCAACATCAGCCGCAGAATCGGTCGAGCTCGTCGAGTAATCCGGTGGACAGGCCGTTGCACGCGGATAGATCGCACTCGTCCCGCGTGTCCTCGTCACCGTCTTGCTCGTCGGCGAACCCGTGCAGCCCGCGGCACGGCGGTAGCTTGAGTCACATTCcttcgccgtcgtcgtcggcgccgtcgtcctcgtcgtcgcaGAATCTTCCGACGCACATTCCATCGTCGCATCTGCCGTCCGCGGCTGGCAACGCAGCGGCCCACCGTACTCAACAGCAACAACCGCAGCAATCGTCCACCCAGATGCAACATCAGCAGCAGCTCCAGCAACaccaacagcaacagcaacagcttTCTAGTCGAATAAACGCGTCCCCGCATTCGATCGGCGCCAGCGCATACCGGATGGTCGTTCACGGGACACCAGCGTCCTCGTCCTccatctcctcctcctccgcctcctcgtcCTCTAATCAAATGCCACCGCCGCCAGCGTTGAGCGGTTATCATCCTGTTGCTTCTCCCCATGACGCTCCTCATCATGCCGCCCCGTCACCGCACAGACAATCTCCTCACGTGTCCACCCTGCACAATCCTCACGCCTCTCCTCATCACGCTCCATCTCCCCACAGCAGCTTCCAGCCCCATTCGCCGACGtatccgccgccgccgccacccccAGCCACGTCCACTCCTCACTCGTACAGCCTTCCAATTACGTCGCAACACTACCAACCGAACACGGGTTACGCCGGTAATCTGTACGCGCTGCCGCCACAGTCTTCGTATCATTCCTTCCAAAAGAATCCccaaccgccgccgccgccgccgccgcagcaacagcaacaaccgCCGCAACCGACGCCGCACTCGCAAGCGAGCTATTACCCGCAATCGAGTCGATCTCAAGGACAAACGTACGTGCAACCGATGCCGATACCCGGCCCAGCCCAATCGATCTGCTCCGGAACCGGAAACACCAACGGCCCCGGCTACCATCAGAGCAAACCGGTGACGTACAACGGCGTCGATCCGAAAAGGACCTCGATGGAGGTTCCGTATGCCACCTATCGTTCCCCGTTGACGTCCATACAAAGGACCAACACGCACAACCTTCCTCCGATCGCCGCGCTCTCGTCCTATCATTCCAACAGAAGGGAGCAAACGGCGAGCAAAGCTCAGCCGATGCAAAGACCTCGCGGGTACCAAGCGGGAGCGCCGATCAAAGTCGCGGTAGTCACGAATCTCACCTCCTCGATGGCGGCGCCTCAACGAGTCGCCGAATATCCGACGACGGTGCCCAGCATGAATCACGCGATCCCGGTGAACGGACGAACCACCACGATCCCGAATTCCTCGTACAGCAGGTACGCGAGCCAACACGGCTACCCGACCTACGCCACCACAACGGCGCCCAGTCATCAAGGCAGCAATTCCTCGAGCACCACGGTCACCTCGATCGGGGTCGCCGCGAGATCTTCCGTTCCGCCGGTCAGCACGATGCACGCCTATCAAACGGCCGACGCGAGTCGCACGGGATCCTCCTACCACCATCAGCCCGCCAGGGCTACCGACGACTACGGGTACAAGGAGTATTCCTATCAGAACACCTCCACGTCGACGGCTCAGTCCAGCGTAGCCTCCAACATAATCACTCCGTCGCCACAAACGAACGGTGTCCGAAAGAGGGAGTCACCGTTGGACCTGTCCGTGAAGACCGTGAAGACGTCCGCCGATTCAACCGCTCAAGACGACATCGAGACGGCCACGGAGAAGCACGTGAGCAGCTCGACGGTGATCTCGTCGAGGAGCAACGGGTCTAGAAGCATGCTACCACCGCCTGTCCAAACCACGCCACAACCGACCTCGTATCCCACGTTCGACAATCGGTTGTCGAGCAACAGCGGCAGGGGTATCCAAGCGACCAGCGGGCAGATCCGCGCGTCCACGCCGCAAACGGTTTGCGCGCCGAAGGTCGACTTCCTGCCGGACTTCAATTCCGCGCCGCTGCGTCACCACCACGGGCAACCGCACGAGAATACTTTTCAGCGAAGGAGCTCGGCGCAACAGCTGTACGCTCCGCCCCCGCAGTCTCTCTCCTCGCAGCATCCTAATAATACCGCTCCACTGCCCCACATGTCCTCGTTCAAGAAGTCTTCACTGCCCACCGCGCAGGTGTACGATGCCGTGACAGCGGCAGcaccaccgccaccgccaccgccggtACCATCGTCCTCTTACCTAGCGGCGAACGAGTCCAGGTCCTCGAGGTATCCTCCGCCGATGGTGGACCCGGCCAGGATGGGACACGCCGGCCTGCCGATCCACGACTACCCAGCCGAGGCCAAGTACTACATGGACAGCAGGAACAAATTCGGGCAACTGCCGCCTCCTCAGAGGGACCGGACGCCGACGAAGAGGTCCGGGGACGCGATCTACGGAGCCGCGGTGCCGCACAAGCAACCCAGGCTCGACGATTGGTTCCACAAGAGACTGTCCACCGCGAAGGCGATCCACGAGCAACAGAAGAGGCAAGAGATGAACCTGCCGGTTCCCCTGCCCAACGGAACCCTGATCGCGCCTAACACCTACGAGCAAAGGTCGGACAACGGCTACTCGTCGTCCGAGTCGTCGCGGTACCAGCAAGCCTACTGTGATAAGAGGAGCTACGCCGAGCCTAAGGTCACCCATAGTTCGTTACCGTACAGTCATCCATCTGTCGCGAAACCCGTCAACGTGCACTCTCTGTCGCAACAACTGAACGCCAGCCAGTCCGCGTACTCCAGCTATCGACAGGCCCAAAAGATGGGTCCACCCCCAGGTGGAACCTCCACCGGACAACCCGCCGAGCCGCCCAGCAACACCGGGGCCGACAAACGGGTGCTCAGCTTGCTGAGGAACAGCCTGGAGAACAAACAGCAGAGGGAGGAACAGATGAACAGTCAACAGCCTATCCTGGCGAACCATAGTCAACAGAGTTTCCAGAATAAG GTGGTCGCGCCGGTCGAGCCGAAAACAAACATCGGACGACACAACCTGTCACCGTTCACGGCGGCGAGCCTGCTGGAACGGAATAGCAACACGCCGCCCCATTACAAGTTCCATGTGCCGAGAGCCGTAGACTCGATCACTCAGGAGGCGCCCCGCAGCTTATACGCTTCGAGAGTAAATTCATCCGCGACGCTGCCTGGCAAGGAGGCACTCCTGGGACCTCGGGGAGCCGAGAATCAGATTCACCGTGACAAAGACGACGGGCTTGCCGCCATATTAGCCGCGAAGATCCGAACCAAAGCGGAACTTAAGCAG GTGGGAACCGGCCAATTCGCGAGCAAACCAACCGCTGTACCCGCAGCTCAGGAACCGTCGTCCACACCTAAAG AAACATTAGACAGCTCCGCTTCAACATCCGGTCCCCAGTCATCGGCGGGAAGTCCGCCGAAGTTGACGCGCGAGAAAGTAGCCTGTTTACCACCTCGAAGACGGTTGTTCTCGAGGACCGAAGAGGAGAACATGTCGGTGGCTGCGACGGTACCTGTGCAAGCTCCTGCACCAGCGATCGCGTCCACGGTGCCAGCGCGTGCCAGCGGTTTCAGAAGTTCCTCCGAGACGTCGGTGTTCGATTTCAGAGAGAGCGACTCCGAGGGCGAGATGCCGGTCCTCGAGCGGCAAACGCTGGAGGAGATGAGGAGGGACAGGAAACAGCTGTCCAAAGTACAACCACCGGTACCTCTGAACGACGCTATGTGCATGGGCATGACGTCCTCGTCGGATCTAGTgaagatagaattgagg GAGAACGAAAAGATCACGGAGGTGGACAGCCTATGGTCCAGCGCCTGCGACAAGTTTATGGAACAGCTGCGTACCGGTGACGCCATGAAGAAACGTGGTCGCAAGAAGAAGACCAGCTGCACGATGACCTCGAAGCTCGACGAGACGGAGACCGACAACGACAAAGAGGCCGACTCTAACACGTCCACGCAGATCAAGGCCGAGGACATCAAGCAGGAGCTGCAGGATATCGAGTCGTCCTCGGACGTCAAAGAAGAGTTCCCGGAAACCAGTAAAGAGGACGAAACCTCGGAATCGAAGGACATCAAAGTGGAGGTGAAGGAGGAGCCGGATGTCAGCAAGGATTCCGATAAGAACTTGAGCGACGACTCCGACGAGGTGCCGCTGATTCGAAGAACgacgaagaagatgaagaaggagGACAGCGATTGCGAGGAGGAGATAATATGCAGAAAGAGACGAGTCGGTCGCGGCAGCAGGATAAAGTTGCAATCGTCCAGCGGTAGCGACTCTTCGAGCGAAGAGAGCGACGCTAGCACGGAGTTTGGTCATGGTTCCTCGGTTGCTGACAGGTTACGAGCGAGGAAGCGGTCGTCCAACAACGGCGCAGAGTCCGAGGGAATGAAGCTGCGATCGAGGGACACGACACCGCACAAGGCCAAGGGAGAGAAGGAATCAAAATCGTCCAGCTCGAAGAGCAGCTCCGGATCCAAGAAGAGCAAACCGAAGCCTCTTTTTGGAGACGGCAGCGACTTCAGGCCCGGCTGGGAGGAGGAGGTTTACGTGTACAAAAAGTCCTTGAGGATGCCACCTAGGTTGATCACAGTATCGAAGCCGCCGAGGTTTCACAGGTTATCCACCTCGCTACCGGACTTGGATCCCGACTCCCCGGCTTTGTCCGTGTCCATGGACAGCTCCGACCTGTGTCTCAGCAGGAAGAAGATCGTGGACAGCGACATGGAATCAAACTACAGCTTCAGCACCACGGGGCTTGGCGCGGGAAGCAAgatcgacgacgaggaggcCACCTCTTCCACGACGATCTCGTGTCCTGCGAAGACCACGAAGTGCAGCAAGTCGGAGAGCAGCTCCATCGTCGATGTCCTGGCTCAGAAAGTCGGTACCAGTAAGAAGGAGCAGAAGAAGAAGCAAAAGGAGAAGGCGGAGAAAGGAAGCAACAAGCTGTTGCCGAAAGGTAGCAACGAACCGGAACTGCTGCCGACTCCGAGCCTGACGCCGTTGCTGGAGACGACGAAGTTGTCGAAAGGCAAGTCCCCGAAGAAGGACTCGAAGTCTCTGAAGTCTTCGCCCATCAAGGTGACCGACTCGTTCCTCTTGGGCTACTTCCGCAAAGAAACGGTGAACAACTTCCGGGACACGTTCAAGAACAACCACGCCATGCCGAACGAGTTTTCCACACTGGTGTTGAAGAGCAGAACGAGAACGGAGACGCGGGTGCTGAAGAAACAAGCGACCATCAGGGAAGTATTCGGCGAAGAAAGACCCGCTTCGGCACCGCCGATGCAGAACCACGACGACACATCGCAAGACGACGACTCGCAAACGGAAACGCCGGACAACACGTTGAGCAAGGCGAGGACTTTGAAACAGAAGGTGGTCTCGCGGCTGAAGAGCGCCGGGATCCTGAGGAGTCACAAGGCGATCCTGAACTCGAAACGAGATCTGTTGATCGCAAAGAAGAGGAAGGACCTGCTGAAGTCGTTGGCGGAGAAGAACCTGCAGAGTCTGAAGACGGAAGCGGAAGAGGAAGCGGCGCAGGAGGAGACGAACGACGCGAAAGAGGCGGAGAACAACGAGCTGGACGACGAGATCAATGAGTCGGAAGTGTCTAACAAAAAGAAGCACAAACTGCGGACCAGTCGACGAAAGTTCCGCTCCGGATTCGACTACGTTCGCAAGAAAAAGAAACCGTTGAAGAAGGACGAGACGCTGcctaaagaaagaaagagg CCAGTATTGACGAGGCCCAGTCCAGAATGTGTCGCGGACATCCAGTCGGAGATCAGAACTTGGGTGATCAAGAAGGGCGTCGGTGAAACGCTGTTGCACAGAGCTGCTAGACTCGGCTACACG GATGTCACAGCTTACTGCTTGGAGAAGCTCAATAATGCACCAAGTCCCAAGGACAACGCAGGGTACACGCCTCTTCACGAAGCATGCTCGAAGGGCCATCTCGAGATCGCGAAATTATTGCTCGCGTACGGAGCAAACGCCAGCGAAAGTGCGAATGGAGGAATAAG GCCACTTCACGAGGCGGCGGAGAATGGTGCTACCGAATTAGTACGACTATTACTTTCATACGGCGCTGATCCCCTACTCGCTACGTATTCAGGCCAGACTCCTCTGATGTTGGCTGCAGACACGGATGCTTATTCGATACTGGAACAACATTTGGATGACATTCAGGGTCGGACGAGCACGCCATGGTCTTTCGGTGGACCGTCTTCTATTTTCG ACCCCGAAGAAACCGGTTACAACCCCCTCGACGATCCTCCAATGGACGGTCCGGAGCCCGAGGTAGACGAGATCGAGATGGAAGTGAGCGACGTGAACCTGCCGGTTCTGTTCTCCTTGGTCAACGATCCCGACAAATGGGTGCTGCTGCAAGACCTGATGACGGCTCTGAAGATAAAGAGCAGGGACGCTTTATTGCGTCAGGTGAACCCTAAAGCCCACGCTGGACCGCCGGCGGTTGCTCACCGTGACGTGATGAGGGAGTTAAAGCTCCAAGATTTTTTGGAGCAATCGAGGTGCTGTCATCTGCTAAGCGGCGGCGAGAGGATCAACGTACGAGCCTCGAAGGTGGCGCTGATCAAGTACAACGACAAAGTGAGGTCCCTGTTGAACGTCGAGAAGGTGGTGATCAGCCTCAGGTGA